The following are from one region of the Hydrogenimonas sp. SS33 genome:
- a CDS encoding ArsS family sensor histidine kinase encodes MVPLRHSIFFKINLFFLFAVAALISFFVMTLREFRMQELQLIEQQVIKDEAAIRKIILAGEEDSPRKFREKGYRYIEYPDAVRPKLTPVFQIPPASFPPMVAERIRDGRLRIYRDDDNLYFELVGPHHSTMIASRLTIYRPKWIPVLFGSMLAVLILLYWTTVRSFKPLKKLAKQIQRFGEGHMDISTKSEERDEIAFVANQFDAAVKKIRAMKEARTLFMRNIMHELKTPITKGKLSVALMEKGEEEQVLRRAFNRMEQLISEMAEVEMITSQSLDLVFEDCDLKKMVEAVEMLLFTDVLDQTIAYTCEPCTFHADCKMLTIVLKNLIDNGLKYSSDNRVEVCCKNGEIRIINKGEPLEKSFREIVEPFVKGEANHSHANFGLGLYIVKSILDAHGAELDYLYRNGKHYFIIKGLKQVS; translated from the coding sequence ATGGTCCCGCTCCGTCACTCCATCTTTTTCAAAATCAATCTCTTTTTCCTCTTCGCCGTGGCGGCGCTGATCTCCTTTTTCGTTATGACGCTGCGGGAGTTCCGAATGCAGGAACTCCAGCTCATCGAACAGCAGGTCATCAAAGATGAAGCGGCAATACGGAAAATCATACTCGCAGGCGAGGAGGATTCGCCCCGAAAATTCAGAGAAAAGGGGTACCGGTATATCGAATATCCCGATGCCGTCCGTCCGAAACTGACACCCGTTTTCCAGATACCGCCCGCCAGTTTTCCGCCCATGGTCGCCGAACGGATCCGGGATGGCCGGCTGCGCATCTACCGCGACGACGACAACCTCTACTTTGAACTGGTCGGGCCCCATCACTCCACGATGATCGCTTCGAGACTGACCATCTACCGGCCCAAATGGATCCCCGTGCTTTTCGGCAGTATGCTGGCGGTACTGATACTCCTCTACTGGACCACGGTACGCAGTTTCAAACCTCTCAAAAAACTGGCGAAACAGATTCAGCGCTTCGGCGAAGGGCATATGGACATCTCCACCAAATCGGAGGAGCGGGACGAGATCGCCTTCGTCGCCAACCAGTTTGACGCGGCGGTCAAAAAGATCCGCGCCATGAAAGAGGCCCGCACACTCTTCATGCGCAACATCATGCACGAGCTCAAAACCCCCATCACCAAAGGGAAACTGAGTGTCGCACTGATGGAAAAGGGAGAGGAGGAGCAGGTACTCAGGCGGGCATTCAACCGGATGGAACAGCTCATCTCCGAAATGGCGGAGGTGGAGATGATCACCTCCCAGTCGCTGGACCTGGTCTTCGAAGATTGTGATCTCAAAAAGATGGTGGAAGCGGTGGAGATGCTGCTCTTTACCGATGTGCTGGATCAGACCATCGCCTACACCTGCGAACCCTGCACCTTCCATGCCGACTGCAAAATGCTGACGATCGTCCTGAAAAACCTCATCGACAACGGTTTGAAATACTCTTCCGACAACCGCGTCGAAGTCTGCTGCAAAAACGGGGAGATTCGTATTATCAACAAAGGGGAACCGCTGGAGAAGAGTTTCAGGGAGATCGTGGAGCCCTTCGTCAAGGGGGAGGCGAACCACTCCCATGCCAACTTCGGGCTGGGGCTTTATATCGTCAAGTCGATCCTCGACGCCCACGGCGCCGAACTCGACTACCTATACCGCAACGGAAAACACTACTTCATCATCAAAGGGTTGAAGCAGGTATCGTGA
- the htpG gene encoding molecular chaperone HtpG has product MSKHEFQTEVNQLLHLMIHSLYSNKEIFLRELISNASDALDKLEYLKLTDEKYKELNLPGKIVIRADKEKKTLTVSDTGIGMNDEDMIENLGTIAKSGTKSFIESLTGDAKKDSHLIGQFGVGFYSAFMVAKKVEVLSRKPLEEKAWKWVSEGNGEYEIEEAQKEGYGTDITLHMRDDAEEFLDEWRIKSIVEKYSNHIPFPIYLVNEKGEEEQINKASALWRLPKSELSDEDYREFYKQISHDSEDPLLWVHTRAEGTLEYYTLFYIPKKAPIDLFRVDYQPGVKLYVKRVFITDEERELLPTYLRFVRGIIDAEDLPLNVSREILQENIILSKIKKASVKKILGELKKLLEKDREAYEGFFKEMGKALKEGIYSDFENKETLLELMLFKSSEREGYVTLREYKERMKEGQEKIYYLMGEDENLLRHSPLLEKYREEGIEVLLFDDEVDAIVMPTVTEYDGTPLENIANVEEEGEVGDEVKEKFASIVAAMKAELGESVKDIRLTNRLKESPAVVVFDKNDPDVAMQQILRQMGQEVPTPKPILEINPNHEIFEKLLEKNDEAATREIAHVVLDEAKMAAGLEIDDITDFNARLNRLIAKAI; this is encoded by the coding sequence ATGTCGAAACACGAATTCCAGACCGAAGTGAACCAGCTGCTTCATCTGATGATCCACTCCCTCTACTCCAACAAGGAGATTTTTCTGCGGGAGCTCATCTCCAACGCCAGCGATGCCCTGGACAAACTGGAGTACCTGAAGCTGACCGACGAGAAGTACAAGGAGCTGAACCTGCCCGGCAAGATCGTCATCAGGGCCGACAAGGAGAAGAAGACCCTGACGGTGAGCGATACCGGTATCGGCATGAACGACGAGGATATGATCGAAAACCTGGGAACCATCGCCAAGAGCGGCACCAAAAGCTTCATCGAAAGCCTGACGGGGGATGCGAAGAAGGACAGCCATCTCATCGGGCAATTCGGTGTCGGTTTCTACAGCGCCTTCATGGTCGCAAAGAAGGTGGAGGTCCTGAGCCGCAAGCCCCTGGAGGAGAAGGCCTGGAAATGGGTGAGCGAAGGCAACGGAGAGTACGAGATCGAAGAGGCGCAGAAGGAGGGGTACGGCACCGACATCACCCTTCATATGCGCGACGACGCCGAAGAGTTCCTCGACGAGTGGCGCATCAAGAGCATCGTGGAGAAGTACTCCAACCACATCCCCTTCCCGATCTACCTGGTCAACGAGAAGGGCGAGGAGGAGCAGATCAACAAAGCCTCCGCCCTGTGGCGGCTGCCCAAGAGCGAACTGAGCGACGAGGATTACAGGGAGTTCTACAAGCAGATCAGCCACGACAGCGAAGACCCGCTGCTGTGGGTCCATACCCGCGCCGAGGGGACGCTGGAGTACTACACCCTCTTCTACATTCCCAAAAAGGCGCCCATCGACCTCTTCAGGGTCGATTACCAGCCTGGAGTGAAGCTCTACGTGAAGCGGGTCTTCATCACCGACGAGGAGCGGGAGCTGCTCCCGACCTACCTGCGGTTCGTGCGGGGTATCATCGACGCGGAAGACCTGCCCCTGAACGTCAGCCGGGAGATTCTCCAGGAGAACATTATCCTCAGCAAGATCAAGAAGGCGAGTGTCAAGAAAATCCTGGGTGAGCTGAAAAAACTCCTGGAGAAAGACCGGGAAGCCTACGAAGGGTTCTTCAAAGAGATGGGCAAGGCCCTGAAAGAGGGGATCTACAGCGACTTCGAAAACAAGGAGACGCTGCTTGAGCTGATGCTCTTCAAATCGAGCGAAAGAGAGGGGTATGTCACCCTCAGGGAGTACAAGGAGCGGATGAAAGAGGGGCAGGAGAAGATCTACTACCTGATGGGCGAGGACGAAAACCTGCTCCGCCACTCTCCGCTGCTGGAGAAGTACCGGGAAGAGGGGATCGAAGTGCTCCTCTTCGACGACGAGGTGGATGCCATCGTCATGCCCACCGTCACCGAATACGACGGTACGCCGCTGGAGAATATCGCCAATGTGGAAGAGGAGGGTGAAGTCGGCGACGAGGTAAAAGAGAAGTTCGCCTCCATCGTCGCCGCCATGAAAGCGGAGCTTGGCGAGAGCGTCAAGGATATCCGCCTCACCAACCGCCTGAAGGAGTCCCCCGCCGTCGTGGTCTTCGACAAGAACGACCCCGATGTGGCGATGCAGCAGATTCTGCGCCAGATGGGCCAGGAGGTACCCACGCCCAAGCCGATACTGGAGATCAACCCGAACCACGAAATCTTCGAAAAGCTTCTGGAGAAGAACGACGAAGCGGCGACGCGGGAGATCGCCCACGTGGTGCTCGACGAAGCGAAGATGGCGGCGGGGCTGGAGATCGACGACATCACCGACTTCAACGCCCGCCTCAACCGGCTTATCGCCAAGGCCATCTGA
- a CDS encoding acyltransferase — MRIFQKERKFHIDPVLSSFLHLSRWIAALMVVLSHVRAVTFPPYSQLGENGWQWKIFYYMTSLGHEAVMIFFILSGFLIGGEVLRGMLNEDFNWKKYFTKRVIRLYIVLIPALFLTFVWDHVGYRFFNDFNAYDRFFEKGKETIETFLLNFSMLQHSYGPLFGSNDPLWSLAYEFWYYLFFPIGMIIILSNSWKNRFLALSAFLFLAAVLNKMILLYFFVWLTGVGIWFVRENLVTKIKYSPLLLWISFLGVLTFSRFKEGFWGDFLLGLVFALTILYIKSGPKISKASESFITAKFHPFMADFSYSLYLLHFPFMLLIAQISYRYFRDFREHTDLSNGLAMGVMILLIYLYSYSIYYFTERYYRPAANFILDHIDHQGKNRDG, encoded by the coding sequence ATGAGAATATTCCAGAAAGAACGGAAATTTCACATTGATCCTGTACTCTCTTCCTTTTTGCATCTGAGTCGATGGATAGCGGCATTAATGGTGGTTCTTTCACATGTCAGGGCTGTCACTTTTCCTCCATATTCCCAACTTGGAGAAAATGGATGGCAATGGAAAATTTTTTATTATATGACCTCTCTTGGCCATGAAGCGGTAATGATATTTTTCATCCTCAGCGGTTTTCTTATCGGAGGTGAAGTTTTACGGGGCATGTTGAATGAGGATTTCAATTGGAAAAAGTATTTTACAAAGAGAGTGATACGTCTTTATATTGTTTTGATTCCCGCACTTTTTCTAACATTTGTCTGGGATCATGTCGGATACCGTTTCTTCAATGATTTCAATGCCTATGACAGGTTTTTTGAAAAAGGAAAAGAGACCATAGAGACATTTTTACTCAACTTTTCGATGTTACAGCACAGTTATGGGCCGCTCTTTGGTTCCAATGACCCGCTTTGGAGTCTTGCCTATGAGTTTTGGTATTATCTCTTTTTCCCTATCGGTATGATCATAATATTGTCAAACTCCTGGAAAAATAGATTTTTGGCACTCTCCGCTTTTCTCTTTCTTGCAGCGGTACTGAATAAAATGATTTTGCTCTACTTTTTTGTATGGCTTACAGGTGTAGGTATCTGGTTTGTCAGGGAGAATCTTGTAACAAAGATTAAATATTCTCCCCTGCTATTGTGGATTTCGTTTTTGGGAGTATTGACGTTTTCACGGTTTAAGGAGGGTTTTTGGGGAGATTTTCTGCTTGGACTGGTATTTGCATTGACAATTTTGTATATTAAATCCGGTCCCAAAATCTCAAAAGCATCAGAATCTTTTATAACAGCCAAATTTCATCCGTTTATGGCGGATTTTTCGTACAGTCTATACCTCCTCCACTTTCCGTTCATGCTTTTGATTGCGCAAATATCCTACCGCTATTTCAGAGATTTTCGTGAACATACCGATCTTTCGAACGGTTTGGCTATGGGTGTCATGATTCTGTTGATCTATCTCTACTCCTATTCTATCTATTATTTTACGGAAAGATATTACAGACCGGCAGCCAATTTCATTTTGGATCATATAGATCATCAGGGAAAAAACAGAGACGGCTGA
- a CDS encoding dynamin family protein produces the protein MTPKERYKKLKQHLKEENPVLLEVISQYEQLDKTAHGLGLLEPEESYTANISWWPLISVLGTFSAGKSTFINDYLGVKVQQSGNQAVDDKFTVICYGNNEKPQTLPGLALDADPRFPFYNISEEVEKVEKGEGNRVNLYLQLKTVKSDAIKGEILIDSPGFDADSQRDSILRITDHIIDMSDLVLIFFDARHPEPGAMRDTLEHLVGTTVRHRDANKILYILNQIDTTAKEDNLEDVIGAWQRALSQQGLVSGNFFAIYNEEAANPIDDASVAERLKRKKDEDLAKIVERMEGVKIERAYRISKALEDFAKEIQRDKLPRLSTALRSWGRKVMAADLLLILLFAGGGAALFALGILPSTTAMLAGYTAFAVLLFLVLHFKLKSWLAGRLVRRWEEKDPAIAKAVRHNTRWYRPMLRVWGKGWIRRSGERLDSVIEYSRSAIRKLNDQFVSPAGSLDQE, from the coding sequence ATGACACCCAAAGAGCGATACAAAAAACTGAAACAGCATCTGAAGGAGGAGAATCCGGTCCTGCTGGAGGTGATAAGCCAATACGAGCAGCTCGACAAAACGGCCCATGGGCTTGGGTTGCTGGAGCCGGAGGAGAGTTACACCGCCAACATCTCCTGGTGGCCCCTCATTTCGGTACTGGGTACCTTTTCTGCCGGAAAGTCGACCTTTATCAACGACTACCTGGGGGTGAAGGTGCAGCAAAGCGGCAACCAGGCGGTGGACGACAAATTCACCGTCATCTGCTACGGCAACAACGAAAAGCCCCAGACTCTTCCCGGCCTGGCGCTGGATGCCGACCCCCGCTTTCCTTTCTACAACATCAGCGAAGAGGTGGAAAAGGTGGAAAAGGGGGAGGGGAACCGGGTCAACCTCTACCTGCAGCTTAAAACGGTCAAGAGCGACGCCATCAAGGGTGAGATTCTGATCGACTCCCCCGGTTTCGACGCCGACAGCCAGCGCGACTCCATTCTTCGCATCACCGACCATATCATCGACATGAGCGACCTGGTGCTGATCTTCTTCGACGCGCGCCATCCCGAACCGGGGGCGATGCGCGACACTTTGGAGCATCTGGTGGGAACGACGGTGCGCCACAGGGACGCCAACAAGATCCTCTACATCCTCAACCAGATCGACACCACCGCCAAAGAGGACAACCTGGAAGATGTCATCGGGGCGTGGCAGCGGGCCCTCTCGCAGCAGGGGCTCGTGTCGGGGAACTTTTTCGCCATCTACAACGAAGAGGCGGCCAACCCCATCGACGATGCGTCGGTGGCGGAGCGGCTGAAGCGCAAAAAAGACGAAGACCTGGCGAAGATCGTCGAGCGGATGGAGGGGGTGAAGATCGAGCGGGCCTACCGCATCTCCAAAGCGCTGGAGGATTTCGCCAAGGAGATCCAGCGGGACAAACTGCCCCGGCTCAGCACGGCACTCAGGAGCTGGGGACGCAAGGTGATGGCGGCCGACCTGCTGCTCATCCTCCTTTTCGCAGGCGGCGGCGCGGCCCTCTTCGCCCTGGGAATCCTGCCCTCCACCACGGCGATGCTGGCGGGCTATACGGCCTTTGCCGTCCTCCTCTTCCTGGTCCTTCATTTCAAACTCAAAAGCTGGCTTGCCGGGCGTCTGGTGCGCAGGTGGGAAGAGAAGGACCCCGCCATCGCCAAAGCGGTCCGGCACAATACCCGCTGGTACCGGCCCATGCTTCGCGTCTGGGGCAAAGGGTGGATCCGCCGCAGCGGCGAAAGGCTTGACAGTGTCATCGAATACAGCCGATCGGCAATCCGCAAACTCAACGACCAGTTCGTCAGCCCGGCGGGGAGTTTGGACCAGGAATGA
- a CDS encoding PBP1A family penicillin-binding protein, which yields MIKKSFSLLFKLGILAGIAILGYLVWLYFQIGRQVEPLVRYDPPKTTQIFDRNGKLIANVFDKQHRLYVPYDEIPGRVIEALVAIEDTRFFEHHGINPEAIFRAVVRDIKARKLVEGASTLTQQLVKSTLLTREKKLKRKIIEALLAIRLERELTKPEILERYLNAVFFGHGYYGIRTAALGYFHKDLDQLSLKEIAILVGLPKAPSAYDPTRHYANAMARANRVLERMKRLGWIDEATYLREIKEAPKVYDDTLTRNKAPYIVDTVVRKLQKSYPDIRTGGYRIDTAVDLTYQAMARDALKYGYDAYLKRHSRDANLSDTFNGAMVALDSRTGDVLALVGGIDYAKSAFNRAVSSRRQPGSAFKPFIYETALMLGYNPESTIPDIARTYHFDEGNTSKLWQPKNYEKDYKGLITLREALVHSRNLATINLVSEIGIATLHRKLEVFGIKDLPYNLSIALGNIALSPLEMARLYTVFADMGVLHKPRLIVSVTDDRGHLLEHNDVYSKRVYPAPQAYLLVDMLRDVVLRGTGRNARVRGVDIAGKTGTTNNSVDTWFCSFTPDVETIVWFGNDDNTPLPKHETGGRTAAPSARHFYKALVEKHPEFRRKFEEPEGVYHAIRNGRKVIYTDLSPLPAESAGAVDEEVIF from the coding sequence TTGATCAAAAAAAGCTTTTCACTACTCTTCAAGCTGGGTATTCTGGCCGGCATCGCGATCCTGGGCTACCTGGTCTGGCTCTATTTCCAGATCGGCCGGCAGGTGGAGCCGCTAGTCCGTTACGACCCGCCCAAAACGACCCAGATTTTTGACCGCAACGGAAAGCTGATCGCCAACGTCTTCGACAAGCAGCACCGCCTCTACGTCCCCTACGACGAGATTCCGGGGCGGGTCATCGAAGCGCTGGTGGCCATCGAGGATACCCGCTTCTTCGAACACCACGGCATCAACCCGGAGGCGATTTTCCGGGCCGTGGTGCGGGACATCAAGGCCAGGAAACTGGTGGAGGGGGCTTCCACGCTGACCCAGCAGCTGGTTAAGTCGACCCTGCTGACGAGGGAGAAGAAGCTGAAGCGCAAAATCATCGAGGCGCTGCTGGCCATCCGCCTGGAGCGGGAGCTGACCAAGCCCGAAATTCTGGAGCGCTACCTCAATGCCGTCTTTTTCGGCCACGGCTACTACGGCATCCGCACGGCGGCGCTGGGCTATTTCCACAAAGACCTGGACCAGCTGAGCCTCAAGGAGATCGCCATTCTCGTCGGCCTTCCCAAGGCGCCGAGCGCCTACGACCCGACCCGCCACTACGCCAATGCCATGGCGCGGGCCAACCGGGTGCTGGAGCGGATGAAGCGGCTGGGGTGGATCGACGAGGCGACCTACCTGCGGGAGATCAAGGAGGCGCCGAAGGTCTACGACGACACTCTCACCCGGAACAAGGCCCCCTACATCGTCGACACGGTCGTGAGGAAATTGCAGAAGAGCTACCCCGATATCCGCACGGGCGGCTACCGCATCGACACTGCCGTCGACCTGACCTACCAGGCGATGGCACGGGATGCGCTGAAATACGGCTACGACGCCTACCTGAAGCGCCACAGCAGGGATGCCAACCTCTCCGACACCTTTAACGGCGCCATGGTGGCGCTGGATAGCCGCACCGGGGATGTGCTGGCGCTGGTGGGCGGGATCGACTACGCCAAAAGCGCCTTCAACAGGGCCGTCTCCTCCCGAAGGCAGCCCGGCTCCGCCTTCAAGCCTTTTATCTACGAGACGGCGCTGATGCTGGGGTACAACCCGGAAAGCACCATTCCCGACATCGCCAGGACCTACCATTTCGACGAGGGCAACACCAGCAAACTGTGGCAGCCCAAAAACTATGAAAAGGATTACAAGGGGCTCATCACCCTGCGCGAGGCGCTGGTCCATTCGCGCAACCTGGCTACCATCAACCTGGTCAGCGAGATCGGCATCGCGACCCTGCACAGGAAGCTGGAGGTTTTCGGCATCAAAGACCTCCCCTACAACCTCTCCATCGCCCTGGGCAACATCGCCCTCTCGCCCCTGGAGATGGCGCGCCTCTATACGGTTTTCGCCGACATGGGGGTGCTGCACAAACCGCGGCTCATCGTCTCCGTCACCGACGACCGGGGCCATCTGCTCGAGCACAACGATGTCTACAGCAAGCGGGTCTATCCGGCGCCCCAGGCCTACCTGCTGGTGGATATGCTCCGCGACGTGGTATTGCGGGGGACCGGGCGCAACGCCAGGGTCAGGGGCGTGGATATCGCCGGCAAGACGGGTACGACCAACAACAGCGTCGATACCTGGTTCTGCTCTTTCACCCCCGATGTGGAGACGATCGTCTGGTTCGGCAACGACGACAACACTCCGCTACCCAAGCATGAAACCGGCGGACGGACCGCGGCCCCCTCGGCACGCCATTTCTACAAGGCGCTGGTAGAGAAACATCCGGAATTCAGGCGCAAATTCGAGGAGCCCGAAGGGGTCTACCACGCCATCAGAAACGGCCGGAAGGTCATCTATACCGACCTCTCCCCCCTGCCCGCGGAATCGGCGGGAGCAGTGGATGAAGAGGTGATATTTTGA
- a CDS encoding ATP-binding cassette domain-containing protein has product MGEIVCRRLVIRRGRRVFVDIAFTIRQALALVGESGSGKSLTLKALLGMLPKGFESEMDCQSDFVPRRGETLAYVPQNPFTALSPLTRIADQWVVGTENAPVMMEAVGLEAALLRRFPPELSGGQLQRVVIAMALSTRPKLLLLDEPTTALDAALRQTVVALLRRLQEELGFRMLFVTHDIATAARLCSEITVIRKGRVMESGETEAVLARPASDYTKALIEANFANREFRH; this is encoded by the coding sequence ATGGGTGAGATCGTCTGCCGAAGGCTGGTCATACGGCGGGGGCGCCGGGTTTTCGTCGACATTGCTTTCACGATCCGGCAGGCCTTGGCGCTGGTGGGGGAGAGCGGCAGCGGCAAGAGCCTGACGCTCAAGGCGCTGCTGGGGATGCTCCCCAAAGGGTTCGAGAGCGAGATGGATTGCCAAAGCGACTTCGTGCCCAGGCGGGGCGAGACGCTGGCCTATGTGCCGCAAAACCCCTTTACCGCCCTCTCACCCCTGACGCGCATCGCCGACCAGTGGGTGGTGGGGACCGAAAACGCCCCGGTCATGATGGAGGCGGTGGGGCTGGAGGCCGCTTTGCTGCGCCGTTTTCCCCCGGAGCTCTCCGGCGGGCAGCTGCAGCGGGTCGTCATCGCCATGGCGCTCTCGACGCGGCCGAAGCTGCTGCTGCTGGATGAACCGACCACGGCGCTGGACGCCGCGCTTAGGCAGACGGTGGTGGCCCTGCTGCGCAGGCTGCAGGAGGAGCTGGGGTTTCGGATGCTCTTCGTCACCCACGACATCGCCACGGCCGCACGTCTCTGCAGTGAGATCACCGTCATCCGCAAAGGGAGGGTGATGGAGAGTGGAGAGACGGAGGCGGTGCTGGCCCGTCCGGCATCGGACTATACCAAAGCGCTCATCGAAGCCAATTTCGCCAATCGGGAGTTTAGACATTGA